The following are encoded in a window of Arthrobacter sp. OAP107 genomic DNA:
- a CDS encoding beta-propeller fold lactonase family protein encodes MTHSENHTLIWTGSYTADSGGHGAGIGAVSVNADGTLTWRGTAAKADSPSFVAVHRKLPMVYAVGENAKTVQAYRRRGEFGLEAAGEPWAAGEAPCHVTVDPQGKFLVVACWGDGQVLLYELTDDGGIARRLPSAPSSDPHRDDRPSRAHASLVLTDGRIMTTDLGHDLLRVWNYVHRTGLVLDHEVVLPKDSGPRHLVQHSDGTVSVVTEYSIEVFAARAASASGKFELVGQGPATSDGAKDGDSAAEIALSPDGRFAYVGVRGSNRISVLEVDSSAEGSLLRPLGDFTSGGDWPRHHLVRSGSLHVAHERSHDITTFRLNDQTGLPEGPLQRLVAGSPTALIVAS; translated from the coding sequence ATGACCCACAGCGAAAACCACACGCTCATCTGGACCGGCTCCTATACCGCGGACAGCGGCGGCCACGGGGCCGGGATCGGGGCCGTATCGGTCAACGCTGATGGGACGCTCACTTGGCGTGGGACGGCGGCAAAGGCTGACTCGCCGTCGTTCGTTGCGGTGCACCGGAAACTGCCGATGGTTTACGCCGTCGGGGAGAACGCCAAAACCGTCCAGGCATACCGGCGGCGGGGAGAATTCGGCCTCGAGGCCGCCGGCGAGCCCTGGGCGGCCGGCGAAGCGCCCTGCCACGTCACCGTCGATCCGCAGGGCAAGTTCCTGGTCGTCGCCTGCTGGGGCGATGGTCAGGTGCTGCTCTACGAACTGACGGACGACGGCGGGATCGCCCGCCGCCTTCCGTCGGCACCCTCCAGCGACCCGCACCGGGACGACCGCCCCAGCCGCGCCCACGCCAGCCTGGTACTCACCGACGGCCGCATCATGACCACCGACCTCGGGCACGACCTCCTCCGAGTCTGGAACTACGTCCACAGGACGGGCCTGGTGCTGGACCATGAGGTGGTGCTGCCTAAGGACAGCGGCCCCCGCCACCTGGTGCAGCATTCCGACGGAACGGTGTCGGTCGTTACCGAGTATTCGATCGAGGTCTTCGCAGCCCGTGCCGCCTCGGCATCGGGAAAGTTCGAACTGGTCGGCCAGGGTCCCGCGACGTCCGACGGCGCCAAGGACGGCGACTCTGCGGCCGAGATTGCCTTGTCGCCGGACGGGCGGTTCGCGTATGTCGGGGTGCGGGGCTCCAACCGCATCAGCGTGCTGGAGGTGGACTCGTCGGCCGAGGGCAGCCTGCTTCGCCCGCTCGGCGACTTCACCAGCGGCGGCGACTGGCCCCGTCACCACCTGGTCCGCAGCGGGTCGCTGCACGTTGCCCACGAGCGCTCCCACGACATCACAACCTTCCGCCTGAACGACCAGACCGGCCTTCCGGAGGGCCCTCTTCAGCGTCTTGTTGCGGGTTCCCCCACGGCCCTGATTGTGGCAAGCTAA
- a CDS encoding alpha-amylase family glycosyl hydrolase, whose product MLTVPRLNSPRRTGGPVKPTRATLAAAGALVLLAASAPPVQAALPAQATPTATAALPTQAPGQAAIVNKTPVPPSGTKQGTGAHSLRTPVTGENFYFVMADRFSNGDAGNDQGGLGPDPMVSGFDPTRKGFYNGGDLKGLLDKIDYIQGLGTTAIWLTPSFKNKAVQPEDNSAGYHGYWVTDFTQIDPHLGTNAELKALIDEAHSRGMKVYFDIITNHTADVIGYKEGARTGYVSKDRAPYRTAAGVAFDDRDFAGRADFPKLDAETSFPYTPVLDPAEQNLKVPAWLNDPTLYHNRGDTTFAGENSSYGDFFGLDDLFTEHPAVVAGMTDIYETWIRDFGVDGFRIDTMKHVNDEFWQQFGPEVLAYARAHGKDEFFMFGEVFDTSKSFTSQFTTRNRMQAVLDFPFQDAARNFASKSHDAKELETFFAADDWYTDADSNVYQLPTFLGNHDMGRIGSFISTDNPDADGAERVARDELAHELMYFSRGNPVIYYGDEQGFTGPGGDQDARQTLFASKVPDYLDDDLLGTDATHATDNFNTGHPLYAKIRELAQLTKDHPALRDGAHQHRYASDGPGIYAFSRTDAKDQREYVVALNNSEKPQTAAVPTYIAKRNYRLIYGDAAENSKTAPDGKLTVTVPPLSAVVYQSSGRIPRGKAAPAVALQPPVSAAATATSAGDNGRIQVTADVDGSSFYEVTFEARTPGGKWERVGTDDTAPYRVFHDVSVLEPGTVVEYRAVVLNNAGRSSVSAVRSAEVPDPVLTIQQPAEGSTVQGNVDVVATADPEKASHVVHFERSVAGGPWTAIGSKDDSSPAYTVADRLDALGLADGTEVRYRAKLDGTGVVSNVRKVAVGAAPQPESVTVAGSLNSEMGCPDDWQPACEAAFLTFDPADRLWKLTADLPAGQYEFKAAINGSWDENYGQDGAPNGSNIVLDHDGGPVTFRYSHTTHVITAS is encoded by the coding sequence ATGCTCACCGTCCCTCGCCTGAATTCCCCGCGCCGTACCGGCGGCCCCGTCAAACCCACCCGCGCCACTCTGGCGGCGGCAGGCGCGCTCGTTCTGCTGGCTGCGTCGGCCCCACCCGTCCAGGCGGCCCTGCCCGCCCAGGCAACTCCGACAGCCACAGCCGCCCTGCCAACCCAGGCACCCGGCCAAGCCGCAATTGTCAACAAAACCCCGGTGCCGCCGTCGGGCACCAAACAGGGAACAGGTGCCCATTCCCTCCGCACGCCCGTTACCGGCGAGAACTTCTACTTCGTCATGGCGGACAGATTCAGCAACGGCGACGCCGGCAACGACCAAGGCGGCCTCGGCCCGGATCCGATGGTCTCCGGGTTCGACCCCACCCGGAAGGGCTTCTACAACGGCGGGGACCTGAAAGGCCTTCTGGACAAGATCGACTACATCCAGGGCCTCGGGACCACGGCGATCTGGCTGACACCAAGCTTCAAGAACAAGGCGGTCCAGCCCGAGGACAATTCCGCCGGCTACCACGGCTACTGGGTCACCGACTTCACCCAGATCGATCCGCACCTGGGCACCAACGCCGAGCTGAAGGCGCTCATCGACGAGGCGCACTCCCGCGGCATGAAGGTGTACTTCGACATCATCACAAACCACACCGCGGACGTCATCGGCTACAAGGAGGGTGCCCGCACCGGCTACGTCTCCAAGGACAGGGCGCCGTACCGCACCGCCGCAGGCGTTGCCTTCGATGACCGGGACTTCGCCGGCCGGGCCGACTTCCCCAAGCTCGACGCCGAAACCTCCTTCCCGTACACACCGGTGCTTGATCCGGCGGAACAGAACCTCAAGGTTCCGGCCTGGCTCAACGACCCGACGCTGTACCACAACCGCGGCGACACGACCTTTGCCGGCGAGAACTCCTCCTACGGCGACTTCTTCGGCCTGGACGACCTGTTCACCGAGCACCCGGCAGTCGTGGCCGGCATGACGGACATCTACGAGACGTGGATCCGGGACTTCGGCGTGGACGGGTTCCGCATCGACACCATGAAGCACGTCAACGATGAATTCTGGCAGCAGTTCGGGCCCGAGGTACTCGCCTACGCCAGGGCGCACGGCAAGGACGAGTTCTTCATGTTCGGCGAAGTCTTCGACACGTCCAAGAGCTTCACGAGCCAGTTCACCACACGCAACAGGATGCAGGCCGTGCTCGACTTCCCTTTCCAGGACGCTGCGCGCAATTTCGCCTCGAAAAGCCACGACGCGAAAGAGCTGGAAACCTTCTTCGCCGCCGACGACTGGTACACCGACGCGGACTCCAACGTCTACCAGTTGCCCACCTTCCTGGGAAACCACGACATGGGCCGGATCGGCAGCTTCATCAGCACCGACAACCCGGACGCGGACGGCGCCGAACGTGTGGCCCGCGACGAACTGGCCCACGAGCTCATGTATTTTTCCCGCGGAAATCCCGTAATCTACTACGGTGACGAGCAGGGCTTCACCGGCCCCGGCGGAGACCAGGACGCCCGCCAGACGCTGTTCGCCAGCAAGGTACCCGACTACCTCGACGATGACCTGCTCGGCACGGACGCCACCCATGCCACCGACAACTTCAACACCGGGCATCCCCTGTACGCGAAGATCCGCGAACTCGCGCAACTGACCAAAGACCACCCGGCCCTGCGCGACGGCGCCCACCAGCACCGGTACGCCTCGGATGGACCCGGCATCTACGCTTTCTCGCGCACAGATGCCAAAGACCAGCGTGAGTACGTGGTTGCGCTGAACAACAGCGAGAAGCCGCAGACGGCCGCCGTTCCCACTTACATCGCCAAGCGCAATTACCGCCTCATCTACGGCGACGCCGCCGAAAACTCCAAGACCGCGCCCGATGGCAAGCTGACCGTCACGGTGCCGCCGCTGTCCGCCGTTGTCTACCAGTCATCCGGCCGGATCCCCCGCGGGAAGGCGGCCCCGGCCGTCGCACTGCAGCCCCCTGTTTCCGCCGCAGCCACCGCCACCTCCGCCGGGGACAACGGCCGGATCCAAGTGACGGCCGACGTCGACGGCAGCTCGTTCTATGAGGTCACCTTTGAAGCCAGGACGCCGGGCGGCAAATGGGAGCGAGTGGGCACCGACGACACCGCGCCCTACCGGGTTTTCCACGACGTCTCAGTACTGGAACCCGGCACTGTCGTGGAGTACCGGGCGGTGGTCCTGAACAACGCCGGCCGCTCGTCGGTCAGCGCTGTCCGGTCCGCTGAGGTGCCGGACCCGGTACTGACCATCCAGCAGCCGGCCGAGGGCAGCACGGTCCAGGGCAACGTGGACGTGGTGGCCACGGCAGACCCGGAAAAGGCCAGCCACGTGGTGCACTTCGAGCGGAGCGTCGCGGGCGGGCCATGGACAGCCATCGGTTCCAAAGATGACTCATCCCCGGCGTACACGGTGGCGGACCGCTTGGACGCGCTGGGTCTCGCCGACGGAACCGAGGTGCGGTACCGGGCAAAGCTCGACGGGACGGGTGTGGTGAGCAACGTCCGGAAAGTGGCCGTGGGCGCCGCGCCGCAGCCCGAGTCGGTCACTGTGGCGGGAAGCCTGAACAGCGAGATGGGCTGCCCGGATGATTGGCAGCCGGCATGTGAGGCGGCGTTCCTGACCTTCGATCCGGCGGACCGCCTGTGGAAGCTCACGGCAGACCTTCCGGCTGGGCAGTACGAATTCAAGGCGGCCATCAACGGCTCCTGGGATGAGAACTACGGCCAGGATGGTGCCCCGAACGGTTCCAATATCGTGCTGGACCACGACGGCGGCCCGGTCACCTTCCGGTACAGCCACACCACGCACGTGATCACAGCCAGCTAG